In Nycticebus coucang isolate mNycCou1 chromosome 24, mNycCou1.pri, whole genome shotgun sequence, a single window of DNA contains:
- the NKX6-3 gene encoding homeobox protein Nkx-6.3 → MESNLQGSFLLNSTPLAQFSEMKAPVCQYSMQNSFYKLSPPGLGPQLAAGTPHGITDILSRPVATPNSGILSSYPHVAGFSGLGSQGVYYGPQVGNFSKAGNEYPTRTRNCWADTGPDWRSVRQSSNTPDPLSDSIHKKKHTRPTFTGHQIFALEKTFEQTKYLAGPERARLAYSLGMTESQVKVWFQNRRTKWRKKSALEPSSSTPRVQGTAGAGGDRATSENEDDEYNKPLDPDSDDEKIRLLLRKHRAAFSVLSLGAHSA, encoded by the exons ATGGAGTCCAACCTGCAGGGGTCCTTCCTGCTGAACAGCACACCACTGGCTCAGTTCTCGGAGATGAAGGCGCCGGTGTGCCAATACTCCATGCAGAACTCCTTCTACAAGCTCAGCCCCCCGGGGCTGGGCCCCCAGCTGGCTGCCGGGACCCCCCATGGGATCACAGACATCCTGAGCAGACCAGTGGCCACACCAAACAGTGGCATCCTGTCCAGCTACCCCCACGTGGCAGGCTTCAGTGGACTCGGCTCCCAAGGGGTCTACTACGGCCCGCAGGTGGGGAATTTTTCTAAGGCTGGGAACGAGTACCCCACCCGGACCCGGAACTGCTGGGCGGACACGGGCCCGGACTGGCGCAGTGTGCGGCAGAGCAGCAACA CCCCAGACCCCCTGAGTGACAGCATCCACAAGAAGAAGCACACACGGCCTACCTTCACAGGACACCAGATCTTTGCCCTGGAGAAAACCTTTGAGCAGACCAAGTACTTGGCCGGCCCCGAGAGGGCGCGGCTGGCATACTCCCTGGGCATGACGGAATCGCAGGTCAAG GTGTGGTTCCAGAACAGGAGGACCAAGTGGCGGAAGAAGAGTGCCCTGGAGCCGTCCTCCTCCACGCCTCGGGTCCAGGGCACCGCGGGGGCAGGCGGGGACCGCGCCACCTCGGAGAATGAGGATGACGAGTACAACAAGCCACTGGACCCCGACTCGGATGATGAGAAGATCCGGCTGCTGCTCCGCAAGCACCGCGCAGCCTTCTCGGTGCTCAGCCTGGGTGCGCACAgcgcatga